In Duganella zoogloeoides, a single genomic region encodes these proteins:
- a CDS encoding HAD family hydrolase: MTTSQRAFIFDMDGTIVDNMAYHTESWLAFFGKRGHTLDPDAFFRDTAGRQGHEIMRTYLGSHLTNEETAALDVEKESLYRELYAPHLAVTGGFEQFIARAKAAGVKLAVATAAPPANIDFTLDGLDLRKQFDAIAGAADVARGKPNPDVFLLAAERAGSLPADSIVFEDAPLGVEAARRAGMRAVVLTTTLPAAAFAQFDNVIAIARDFSELDVDALFATEPYTLADATN, translated from the coding sequence ATGACGACATCACAGCGCGCCTTCATCTTCGACATGGACGGCACCATCGTGGACAACATGGCCTACCACACCGAATCGTGGCTGGCGTTCTTCGGCAAGCGTGGCCACACGCTCGACCCGGACGCGTTTTTCCGCGACACAGCCGGTCGCCAGGGCCATGAAATCATGCGCACCTACCTGGGCAGCCATCTCACCAACGAAGAAACCGCTGCGCTCGACGTGGAAAAAGAGTCGCTGTACCGCGAACTGTATGCGCCGCACCTGGCCGTCACCGGCGGCTTCGAGCAGTTCATCGCCCGCGCCAAGGCCGCTGGCGTGAAGCTGGCCGTGGCCACGGCCGCGCCGCCGGCCAATATCGACTTCACGCTCGACGGCCTGGATCTGCGCAAGCAGTTCGACGCCATCGCCGGCGCCGCCGATGTGGCGCGCGGCAAACCGAACCCGGACGTGTTCCTGCTGGCCGCCGAACGTGCCGGCAGCCTGCCCGCCGACAGCATCGTGTTCGAGGACGCGCCGCTGGGCGTGGAAGCGGCGCGCCGCGCCGGCATGCGCGCGGTGGTGCTCACCACCACCCTGCCGGCCGCAGCGTTCGCCCAGTTCGACAACGTGATCGCGATTGCCCGCGACTTCAGCGAGCTCGATGTGGACGCGCTGTTTGCGACCGAGCCCTATACGCTGGCCGACGCCACCAATTAA
- the prfB gene encoding peptide chain release factor 2 (programmed frameshift): MEAERINSLSALLTDLTSREAELRRYLDFDKKSEKLEQVNEEMEDPTIWNDPKKAQDLGKEKKSLEAIVFALTKADTDLKDMADLFAMAKEEGDDDTLEALIVDAESVRVVIEGMEFRRMFNNPMDPNNCFIDIQAGAGGTEAQDWASMLLRQYVRYCDRKGFKVEVMEQSDGEVAGIKTATIKVEGEYAYGFLRTETGVHRLVRKSPFDSANGRHTSFTSLFVYPEVDDSIDIEINPADLRIDTYRASGAGGQHINKTDSAVRLTHAPSGIVVQCQNDRSQHRNKAEAMEMLKAKLYEMELRKRMSEQQKLEDSKTDVGWGHQIRSYVLDQSRIKDLRTNFETGNTKAVLDGEIDDFISASLKQGV, encoded by the exons ATGGAAGCCGAACGCATCAACTCCCTCTCCGCCCTGCTCACCGACCTGACGTCGCGTGAAGCCGAACTTCGGAGGTATCTT GACTTCGATAAAAAGTCAGAGAAGCTCGAGCAGGTAAACGAAGAAATGGAAGACCCGACGATCTGGAACGACCCTAAAAAGGCGCAGGATCTCGGCAAGGAAAAAAAATCGCTGGAAGCCATCGTGTTCGCGCTGACCAAGGCCGACACCGACCTCAAGGACATGGCCGACCTGTTCGCCATGGCCAAGGAAGAAGGCGACGACGACACGCTGGAAGCGCTGATTGTCGATGCCGAATCCGTGCGCGTGGTCATCGAGGGCATGGAATTCCGCCGGATGTTCAACAATCCGATGGACCCGAACAACTGCTTCATCGACATCCAGGCCGGCGCCGGCGGTACCGAAGCCCAGGACTGGGCCTCGATGCTGCTGCGCCAGTACGTGCGCTATTGCGACCGCAAAGGCTTCAAGGTTGAAGTCATGGAGCAGTCCGACGGCGAGGTGGCCGGCATCAAGACCGCCACCATCAAGGTCGAGGGCGAATACGCCTATGGCTTCCTGCGCACCGAAACCGGCGTGCACCGCCTGGTGCGCAAGTCGCCGTTCGACTCGGCCAACGGCCGCCACACGTCGTTCACGTCGCTGTTCGTGTACCCGGAAGTCGATGACTCGATCGATATCGAGATCAACCCGGCCGACCTGCGCATCGATACCTATCGTGCGTCCGGCGCCGGTGGTCAGCACATCAATAAAACCGATTCGGCGGTTCGTCTTACCCACGCGCCATCGGGCATCGTGGTGCAGTGCCAGAACGACCGTTCGCAGCACCGCAACAAGGCCGAAGCGATGGAAATGCTCAAGGCCAAGCTGTACGAAATGGAACTGCGCAAGCGCATGAGCGAGCAGCAGAAACTGGAAGACTCCAAGACCGACGTGGGCTGGGGCCATCAAATCCGTTCGTATGTGCTCGACCAGTCGCGCATCAAGGATTTGCGCACCAACTTCGAAACCGGTAACACTAAGGCAGTGCTGGACGGTGAAATCGACGACTTCATCTCGGCTTCGCTCAAACAAGGCGTGTAA
- the udk gene encoding uridine kinase — protein MNNIPFQPFIIGVAGGSGSGKSTVSQQVLSAFGSDMVSVVMQDDYYCDQSHLAPELRPDQNYDHPNAFEWPLLVQHVQALRRGESIEMPEYDFTLHNRSTRTIPVKPAPVIVIEGLFALYDADLRDMMSLKIYVDTASDVRFIRRMQRDITERGRSVESVVGQYMDTVRPMHKQFIEPTKRNADVIFPHGANGPAIDVITAKVASVIKQLKRG, from the coding sequence ATGAACAATATCCCATTCCAACCGTTTATTATTGGTGTCGCAGGCGGTAGCGGCAGTGGCAAGTCCACGGTGTCCCAGCAGGTCCTCTCCGCCTTCGGTTCCGACATGGTCTCGGTGGTGATGCAGGACGATTACTACTGCGACCAGTCGCACCTGGCGCCCGAACTGCGCCCCGACCAGAATTACGACCACCCCAACGCTTTCGAGTGGCCGCTGCTGGTGCAGCACGTCCAGGCCCTGCGCCGCGGCGAGTCGATCGAGATGCCCGAGTACGACTTCACCCTGCACAACCGCTCCACCCGCACCATCCCCGTCAAGCCGGCGCCGGTGATCGTGATCGAAGGCCTGTTCGCCCTGTACGACGCCGACCTGCGCGACATGATGTCGCTGAAGATCTACGTCGATACCGCGTCCGACGTGCGCTTCATCCGCCGCATGCAGCGCGACATCACGGAGCGGGGCCGCTCGGTCGAGAGCGTGGTGGGCCAGTACATGGACACCGTGCGGCCGATGCACAAGCAGTTCATCGAACCGACCAAGCGCAACGCCGACGTGATTTTCCCGCACGGCGCCAACGGCCCGGCGATCGATGTAATTACCGCCAAGGTGGCAAGCGTGATCAAGCAGTTGAAGCGCGGCTGA
- a CDS encoding bifunctional 2',3'-cyclic-nucleotide 2'-phosphodiesterase/3'-nucleotidase encodes MPLLPPFPRLRLLSTILLAGAGNLAVAATPAATPAGSQATMALLETTDLHANVLSYDYYKLKPEPALGLERTATLIRQARAQYPNSLLLDNGDALQGTALSDYQAKVAPVQCGQLPAIYKAMDLLGVDGAGIGNHEFNYGLPYLNQVTGSAFDVDGVPADAPRCAGPTFPIVLANVVSTRSGKPLFAPYSILTRQISATGPDGKPVTATIKVGIIGFAPPEILAWDKRWLDGKVTAEGVRETAQKFIPIMRAQGADLIVALSHGGIDGAPYTPAMENANYYLAQVPGVDALLIGHSHLPFPLATSTVAQFNLPGVDKARGTVHGVPTVMASLWGKHLGVIALHMTYDGQRWNIDKTRTTVEARSIRNADGTYVAADPAVAQLVAAEHEATIRYVQTPVGNSDFRMSSYFADVGDVSAVQLVNQAQTDYVRNYVQANLPQYAALPVLSMASPFKTGAAGVGDYTDVKPGALALNNAADLYLYPNELHAVKVDGAGLKAWLEKSAERFNRIDPAATAPQELINTGAAGYNFDMPTTADISYQIDVTRPVGQRIVALSWQGAPVTPGQQFLVATNNYRASGGGNFPGLDGSQTVVAAPDSSRDVLIAYIRKTRNLTRAANGATRSWRFAPVQVAGPVVFHAAPGMIGLAGEAGLTGVTELQADDGGGKGFALYAVDLAQ; translated from the coding sequence ATGCCGCTGCTGCCGCCTTTCCCCCGTCTCCGACTGTTATCCACCATCCTGCTGGCCGGGGCAGGCAACCTGGCCGTCGCTGCCACTCCGGCTGCCACGCCGGCCGGCTCCCAAGCGACCATGGCCCTGCTGGAGACCACCGACCTGCATGCCAATGTCCTCAGCTACGACTACTACAAGCTCAAACCCGAGCCGGCGCTCGGGCTGGAACGCACCGCTACCTTGATCCGCCAGGCGCGCGCCCAGTACCCGAACAGCCTGCTGCTCGATAACGGCGACGCCCTGCAAGGCACGGCCTTGTCGGATTATCAAGCCAAGGTGGCGCCGGTGCAGTGCGGCCAGCTGCCGGCCATCTACAAAGCGATGGACTTGCTGGGCGTTGATGGCGCCGGCATCGGCAACCATGAATTCAACTACGGCCTGCCGTACCTGAACCAGGTCACCGGCAGCGCTTTCGATGTGGACGGGGTGCCGGCCGATGCGCCGCGCTGCGCGGGTCCCACATTCCCGATCGTGCTGGCCAACGTGGTCAGCACCCGGTCGGGCAAGCCGCTGTTTGCGCCGTACAGCATCCTCACCCGGCAAATTTCCGCCACCGGCCCCGATGGCAAGCCGGTCACCGCCACCATCAAGGTGGGCATCATCGGCTTCGCTCCACCCGAGATCCTGGCATGGGACAAGCGCTGGCTCGATGGCAAGGTGACCGCCGAAGGCGTGCGCGAGACTGCGCAAAAATTCATTCCGATCATGCGCGCGCAAGGCGCCGACCTGATCGTGGCGCTCTCGCACGGCGGCATCGATGGCGCGCCGTACACGCCGGCCATGGAAAACGCCAATTACTACCTGGCGCAGGTGCCGGGCGTGGACGCCCTGCTGATCGGCCACTCGCACCTGCCGTTCCCGCTGGCGACCAGCACGGTCGCGCAATTCAACCTGCCGGGCGTGGACAAGGCCAGGGGCACCGTGCACGGCGTGCCGACCGTGATGGCCAGCCTGTGGGGCAAGCACCTGGGCGTGATCGCGCTGCACATGACCTACGACGGCCAGCGCTGGAATATCGACAAAACCCGCACCACGGTGGAAGCACGCAGCATCCGCAACGCCGACGGTACTTACGTGGCGGCCGATCCGGCCGTGGCGCAACTGGTGGCGGCCGAACACGAGGCCACCATCCGTTACGTGCAAACCCCGGTGGGCAACAGCGACTTCCGCATGTCGTCGTACTTTGCCGATGTGGGGGATGTCAGCGCGGTGCAACTGGTGAACCAGGCCCAGACCGATTACGTGCGCAACTACGTGCAGGCCAATTTGCCACAGTATGCCGCGCTGCCGGTGCTGTCGATGGCGTCGCCGTTCAAGACCGGCGCTGCCGGCGTGGGCGACTACACCGATGTCAAGCCGGGCGCGCTGGCGCTCAACAACGCCGCCGACTTGTACCTGTATCCGAACGAGCTGCACGCGGTCAAGGTCGATGGCGCGGGGCTCAAGGCGTGGCTGGAAAAGTCGGCCGAGCGTTTCAACCGCATCGATCCGGCGGCCACCGCGCCGCAGGAATTGATCAATACCGGTGCGGCCGGTTATAACTTCGACATGCCCACCACGGCCGACATCAGCTACCAGATCGACGTGACGCGGCCGGTCGGCCAGCGCATCGTGGCCTTGAGCTGGCAGGGCGCGCCGGTCACGCCGGGCCAGCAATTCCTGGTCGCCACCAACAACTACCGCGCCAGCGGCGGCGGCAATTTCCCGGGCCTGGACGGCAGCCAGACCGTGGTGGCCGCGCCCGACAGCAGCCGCGACGTGCTGATTGCGTATATCCGCAAGACCCGGAACCTCACGCGTGCCGCCAACGGCGCCACCCGCAGCTGGCGCTTCGCGCCCGTGCAGGTGGCCGGCCCCGTGGTGTTCCATGCCGCGCCCGGCATGATCGGGCTGGCTGGCGAGGCGGGTTTGACGGGCGTCACCGAGTTGCAGGCCGACGACGGCGGCGGCAAGGGGTTTGCATTGTATGCGGTGGACCTGGCGCAATAG
- a CDS encoding Crp/Fnr family transcriptional regulator, translating to MRLNNPNQNHLLAALLDAEFDRLSPYLDPIMMRLGDVLYESGAAINHVYFPTSSIVSLHYVLENGSSSEIAGVGNEGMLGISLFMGGNTTPSRAVVQTAGHGYRLKSHLLLEEFNRAGPVMRLLLRYTQALLTQMSQTAICNRHHTVDQQLCRWLLLTLDRLPTSELTMTQELIANMLGVRREGVTVAAGRLQARGYISNRRGHISVLDRHGLEGDVCECYEVVKKEFARLMSDVRQRQEVK from the coding sequence ATGCGTCTTAACAATCCCAATCAAAACCACCTGTTGGCGGCGCTGCTCGACGCCGAGTTCGACCGGCTGTCGCCATACCTCGATCCGATCATGATGCGCCTGGGCGATGTGCTGTACGAGTCCGGCGCCGCCATCAACCACGTCTATTTTCCGACGTCGTCGATCGTCTCGCTGCACTACGTGCTGGAAAACGGCAGCTCGTCGGAGATCGCCGGCGTGGGCAACGAGGGCATGCTGGGTATTTCGCTGTTCATGGGCGGCAACACCACGCCGAGCCGCGCCGTGGTGCAGACCGCCGGCCATGGCTATCGCCTCAAGTCCCACCTGCTGCTCGAGGAATTCAACCGCGCCGGCCCGGTGATGCGCCTGCTGCTGCGCTACACCCAGGCGCTGCTCACGCAGATGTCGCAGACCGCCATCTGCAACCGCCACCACACGGTAGACCAGCAATTGTGCCGCTGGCTGCTGCTGACCCTCGACCGATTACCCACCAGTGAGCTCACCATGACCCAGGAACTGATCGCCAACATGCTGGGCGTGCGCCGCGAAGGCGTGACCGTGGCTGCCGGCCGCCTGCAGGCCAGGGGCTACATCAGCAACCGGCGCGGCCATATCTCGGTGCTCGACCGCCACGGCCTCGAAGGCGATGTGTGCGAATGCTACGAGGTGGTCAAGAAAGAATTTGCCCGCTTGATGTCCGACGTGCGCCAGCGCCAGGAGGTTAAATGA
- a CDS encoding hybrid sensor histidine kinase/response regulator codes for MNAGLPVAKLLLEADALQAAIHNSANFCSIATDVNGVIQIFNVGAERMLGYSAAEVLNHVTPAGLADPLEDVERAAALSLEAGVEIAPGFEALVFKASRGIEDSYDTTFIRKDGSRLPVSMSVSALRDAGQSIIGYLLMGTDNTARKQAEREQALLDQRLREQQLALQDTNVELEAARALAEKANLAKSEFLSAMSHELRTPLNAVLGFAQLLASDKPPPTVSQQRSLDQILKGGWYLLQLINEILDLAMIESGKVTMSQESMGLAEVLKDCQSLIAPQAEKRGIRLFFAAMSEPFYVHADRTRVKQVMINLLSNAIKYNRRGGMVIVECAQAEGARVRVSVTDTGAGLDEDQVEQLFQPFNRLGQEEGAEEGTGIGLVVTKQLTELMGGEIGVFSEVGVGTTFWIELAASVEPVLEIAASDLPPAVADGAGAPLKTLLYIEDNPANLSLVEQLVLRRSDLKLLTAIDGYAGIELARTYQPDVILMDINLPGISGFGCLKILQDDAATAHIPVLALSANAMARDVEKGVEAGFFQYLTKPINVTQFMCALDEALAFAAVHGSPHTPTEETAS; via the coding sequence ATGAACGCCGGCCTGCCCGTGGCAAAACTGCTGCTCGAGGCCGATGCACTGCAAGCGGCCATCCATAACAGCGCCAATTTTTGCAGCATCGCCACCGATGTCAACGGCGTGATCCAGATCTTCAACGTCGGCGCCGAGCGCATGCTGGGCTACAGCGCGGCCGAGGTGCTCAACCACGTCACGCCCGCCGGCCTGGCCGATCCGCTGGAGGACGTCGAACGCGCTGCCGCCCTGAGCCTGGAAGCCGGCGTGGAAATCGCGCCCGGCTTCGAGGCGCTGGTGTTCAAGGCCTCGCGCGGCATCGAGGACAGCTACGACACCACCTTCATCCGCAAGGATGGCAGCCGCCTGCCGGTGAGCATGTCGGTCAGCGCGCTGCGCGACGCCGGCCAGAGCATCATCGGCTACCTGTTGATGGGCACCGACAACACGGCCCGCAAGCAGGCCGAGCGTGAGCAGGCCCTGCTCGACCAGCGCCTGCGCGAGCAGCAGCTGGCGCTGCAGGACACCAACGTGGAACTGGAAGCGGCGCGGGCGCTGGCCGAGAAGGCCAACCTGGCCAAGTCCGAATTCCTGTCGGCGATGAGCCACGAGCTGCGCACGCCGCTCAATGCGGTGCTCGGTTTCGCGCAGTTGCTGGCGTCGGACAAGCCGCCGCCGACCGTGTCGCAACAGCGTTCGCTCGACCAGATCCTCAAGGGCGGCTGGTATTTGCTCCAGCTAATCAACGAGATTCTTGATCTTGCCATGATCGAATCTGGCAAGGTGACGATGTCGCAGGAGTCCATGGGCCTTGCCGAAGTGCTCAAGGATTGCCAGTCGCTGATCGCGCCGCAGGCGGAAAAACGCGGCATCCGGCTGTTTTTTGCCGCCATGAGCGAGCCGTTTTACGTCCATGCCGACCGCACCCGGGTCAAGCAGGTGATGATCAACCTGCTGTCCAATGCCATCAAGTACAACCGCCGCGGCGGCATGGTAATCGTCGAATGCGCCCAGGCCGAAGGCGCTCGCGTGCGCGTGAGCGTGACCGACACCGGCGCCGGCCTCGATGAAGACCAGGTCGAGCAGCTGTTCCAGCCGTTCAACCGCCTCGGCCAGGAGGAAGGCGCGGAAGAGGGCACCGGCATCGGCCTGGTGGTGACCAAGCAGCTGACCGAATTGATGGGCGGCGAGATCGGCGTGTTCAGCGAAGTGGGCGTGGGCACCACGTTCTGGATCGAGCTCGCGGCCAGCGTCGAGCCGGTGCTGGAAATTGCCGCATCCGACCTGCCGCCTGCGGTGGCCGATGGCGCCGGTGCGCCGTTGAAAACCCTGCTGTACATCGAAGACAATCCGGCCAATCTGAGCCTGGTGGAGCAGCTGGTGCTGCGCCGCAGCGACCTCAAACTGCTGACCGCCATCGACGGCTATGCCGGCATCGAACTGGCGCGCACCTATCAACCGGACGTGATCCTGATGGACATCAACCTGCCCGGCATCAGCGGCTTCGGGTGTTTGAAAATTTTGCAGGATGATGCCGCTACCGCGCATATCCCGGTGCTGGCGCTGTCGGCCAACGCCATGGCGCGCGACGTGGAAAAGGGCGTGGAAGCGGGCTTTTTCCAGTACCTCACCAAGCCGATCAACGTCACCCAGTTCATGTGCGCACTCGACGAAGCGCTGGCCTTTGCCGCCGTCCATGGCAGCCCGCACACCCCCACCGAGGAAACCGCATCATGA
- a CDS encoding response regulator: MIDPSDIRAAQILIVDDQEANVMLLEQMLANAGYTNVHSTMDPFQVAGLHLENHYDLILLDLQMPGMDGFAVLKALHDIEPDGYVPVLVVTAQPNHKLRALQAGAKDFIGKPFDLLEVETRIQNMLEVRLLHRKLRRYNQQLEFTVLERTAQLRESEARFQRFAELSTDWYWEQDADGQLVNCHGPVADMVGLSGAATGGWDVAERAELEANIAERRPFLDFIYSRTAESGAVQYLQVSGEPVFDEASRFIGYRGVGRDVTAMATHFTSGSVPTFGHELGVFDASDRPADGL; encoded by the coding sequence ATGATAGACCCATCCGACATCCGCGCCGCCCAGATCCTGATCGTGGACGACCAGGAAGCCAACGTCATGCTGCTCGAGCAGATGCTGGCCAACGCCGGCTACACCAACGTGCACAGCACCATGGACCCGTTCCAGGTGGCCGGCCTGCACCTTGAAAACCACTACGACCTGATCCTGCTCGACCTGCAAATGCCGGGCATGGACGGCTTTGCGGTATTGAAAGCGCTGCACGACATCGAGCCCGATGGCTATGTGCCGGTGCTGGTGGTCACGGCCCAGCCCAACCACAAGCTGCGCGCGCTGCAGGCAGGCGCCAAGGACTTCATCGGCAAGCCGTTCGACCTGCTCGAAGTGGAAACGCGGATCCAGAACATGCTCGAAGTGCGCCTGCTGCACCGCAAGCTGCGCCGCTACAACCAGCAGCTCGAATTCACGGTACTCGAGCGCACGGCGCAGCTGCGCGAAAGCGAAGCACGCTTCCAGCGCTTTGCCGAACTGTCCACCGACTGGTACTGGGAACAGGATGCCGATGGCCAGCTGGTGAACTGCCACGGCCCGGTCGCCGACATGGTGGGACTGTCCGGCGCCGCCACCGGCGGCTGGGACGTGGCCGAACGCGCGGAACTGGAAGCGAACATCGCCGAACGCAGACCGTTCCTCGACTTTATCTACAGCCGCACCGCCGAGAGCGGCGCCGTCCAGTACCTGCAGGTGAGCGGCGAACCGGTCTTCGACGAAGCGAGCCGCTTCATCGGCTACCGCGGCGTGGGCCGCGACGTCACCGCCATGGCCACCCACTTCACTTCGGGGTCAGTGCCGACATTTGGACACGAGCTCGGCGTTTTCGATGCTTCTGATCGCCCGGCTGACGGTCTTTGA
- a CDS encoding transposase — MSRPLRVQYAGALYHVTSRGDRRAAIYRDDVDRRVWLSILEQVCQRYNFVVMGFCQMTNHYHLVVETVDGNLAQGMRVLNGSYSQYFNRRHALVGHVFQGRYKAILVQRESYLLELIRYVILNPLRAGAVTSIDAWPWSSHGYLTGSMTVPTWFDAEGILEHFAVDRNEAATLYCRFVLAGIGVASPLEQTRHQLLLGNDHFIAQACGNRAVNNMVAITKAQRRATLLSLPEYRAAYPRRDEAMARAYFSTAYTMQQIATFFGVSSKTVSRAIRSIENAELVSKCRH; from the coding sequence ATGAGCAGACCATTAAGAGTGCAGTACGCGGGAGCCCTCTACCACGTCACCTCTCGCGGAGATCGGCGGGCAGCGATCTATCGCGACGACGTGGACCGCAGGGTATGGCTTTCCATCCTGGAACAGGTTTGCCAGCGCTACAACTTCGTTGTGATGGGCTTTTGCCAGATGACCAACCACTACCACCTGGTCGTGGAAACTGTCGACGGCAACCTGGCGCAGGGTATGCGGGTATTAAACGGTAGCTATTCGCAGTATTTCAATCGCCGCCACGCACTGGTGGGCCATGTCTTTCAAGGCCGTTACAAGGCAATACTCGTGCAACGCGAATCATACCTGCTCGAACTCATCCGTTATGTGATCCTCAACCCGCTGCGCGCCGGGGCTGTGACATCAATTGACGCGTGGCCGTGGAGCAGCCACGGTTACCTCACCGGCAGCATGACAGTACCGACCTGGTTCGACGCCGAAGGCATTCTGGAGCACTTTGCCGTCGACCGTAACGAAGCTGCAACACTATATTGCCGCTTCGTGCTGGCAGGGATAGGAGTCGCCAGTCCGCTGGAGCAAACCAGGCATCAGCTATTGCTGGGAAATGACCATTTCATTGCCCAAGCCTGTGGCAATCGGGCGGTCAACAACATGGTGGCAATAACCAAGGCCCAACGACGCGCCACCCTGCTGTCTCTTCCCGAATATCGCGCCGCTTATCCGCGGCGCGACGAAGCAATGGCGCGGGCATATTTTTCAACTGCGTACACCATGCAGCAGATCGCGACATTCTTCGGCGTATCGTCAAAGACCGTCAGCCGGGCGATCAGAAGCATCGAAAACGCCGAGCTCGTGTCCAAATGTCGGCACTGA
- a CDS encoding aldo/keto reductase — protein sequence MKTVTFASGVSVPVLGQGTWNMGEDASRKAAEVRALQLGLDLGMTLIDTAEMYGEGGAEEVVGAALAGRRSEAFLVSKVYPHNASFDGVREACERSLRRLRVESIDLYLLHWQGHHPLAETFDGFEALRQAGKIGDYGVSNLDLPSMEDAVGYGAPATDQVLYNLLKRGIEFDLLPWCRARGMPVMAYSPLVSSGREQAALLGHPALRTVADAHDATPAQIALAWVLHQDGVIAIPKAVDPVHLRANRAAADIRLTSGDLAALDRAFPPPRRARALDMR from the coding sequence ATGAAAACAGTCACATTTGCGTCCGGCGTCAGCGTGCCGGTGCTGGGGCAGGGAACGTGGAATATGGGCGAGGATGCTTCGCGCAAGGCCGCCGAGGTGCGGGCCTTGCAGCTGGGCCTCGACCTGGGCATGACCCTGATCGATACCGCCGAGATGTACGGCGAGGGCGGCGCCGAGGAAGTGGTCGGCGCCGCGCTGGCCGGGCGGCGCTCCGAGGCCTTCCTGGTCAGCAAGGTATATCCGCACAACGCCAGTTTCGACGGCGTGCGCGAGGCGTGCGAGCGCAGCCTGCGGCGCCTGCGCGTCGAGTCAATCGACCTGTACCTGCTGCATTGGCAGGGCCACCACCCGCTGGCCGAAACCTTCGACGGTTTCGAGGCGCTCAGGCAGGCCGGCAAGATCGGGGACTATGGCGTCAGCAATCTCGATCTGCCCAGCATGGAGGACGCGGTCGGCTATGGCGCCCCGGCCACCGACCAGGTGCTGTACAACCTGCTCAAACGCGGCATCGAGTTCGACCTGTTGCCGTGGTGCCGCGCGCGCGGCATGCCGGTGATGGCATATTCGCCGCTCGTGAGCAGTGGGCGCGAACAGGCCGCCTTGCTGGGCCACCCGGCCCTGCGCACGGTGGCCGATGCGCATGACGCCACGCCCGCGCAGATCGCCCTGGCCTGGGTGCTGCACCAGGATGGCGTGATCGCTATCCCCAAGGCGGTCGATCCTGTACACTTGCGCGCCAACCGCGCCGCCGCCGACATCCGGCTCACCAGCGGCGACCTGGCCGCGCTGGACCGCGCCTTTCCGCCGCCGCGCCGCGCGCGTGCGCTGGACATGAGATAA
- a CDS encoding DUF4272 domain-containing protein, with protein sequence MFKRLKQLLNPTPPAPQGDEILVNAYATVAHLPPRDFPHVTGGLRGLADPELARHLNGFMHHVADAGQGKMTRTRYHVIRHIQRVQQHASLALAPADMPAMLAWAQDANAILFMADGSVLDPQGRALLKPAAADGDSQAALPYPPAAWDRKARTDAFLAQRQVTVPADLPPVVSEPELRLRTPEDVLRRMLALFVVAIRAESLTGERPIAVADLQQRFPPAFAGLTELERDFLAKDAPTAQEITQFLWRYEAILVLQWALGLQEALPFPDAICDVAAISSTVIERGTEGLRKQPVVRSAAEVLDALDLHYRLHWASRQALLKKTAVPAGLNDSVLQERHHALNWLVRFEDREWDEVDTPT encoded by the coding sequence ATGTTCAAACGACTCAAGCAACTGCTCAACCCCACGCCGCCGGCGCCGCAAGGCGACGAAATCCTGGTCAACGCCTACGCCACCGTGGCCCACCTGCCGCCGCGCGACTTCCCGCACGTGACGGGCGGCCTGCGCGGCCTGGCCGATCCCGAGCTGGCCAGGCACCTCAACGGTTTCATGCACCATGTCGCAGATGCCGGCCAGGGCAAGATGACGCGCACCCGCTACCACGTGATCCGCCACATCCAGCGCGTGCAGCAGCATGCCAGCCTGGCGCTGGCGCCGGCCGACATGCCGGCCATGCTGGCGTGGGCCCAGGACGCCAACGCCATCCTGTTCATGGCCGACGGCAGCGTGCTCGATCCGCAGGGTCGCGCGCTGCTCAAACCCGCTGCCGCCGATGGTGATTCGCAAGCGGCGCTGCCATACCCGCCCGCGGCGTGGGACCGCAAGGCCCGCACCGATGCGTTCCTGGCCCAGCGCCAAGTGACGGTGCCGGCCGACCTGCCGCCCGTGGTCTCCGAGCCCGAACTACGCCTGCGCACGCCGGAAGACGTATTGCGGCGCATGCTGGCGCTGTTCGTCGTGGCGATCCGCGCCGAGTCGTTGACGGGCGAGCGCCCGATTGCGGTGGCCGACCTGCAGCAGCGCTTTCCGCCGGCGTTTGCCGGTCTCACCGAACTGGAACGCGACTTCCTGGCCAAGGATGCGCCCACCGCGCAGGAAATCACCCAGTTCCTGTGGCGCTATGAGGCGATCCTGGTGCTGCAATGGGCGCTCGGTTTGCAGGAAGCGCTGCCGTTCCCCGACGCGATCTGCGATGTGGCGGCCATTTCCAGCACCGTCATCGAACGCGGCACCGAAGGCTTGCGCAAGCAGCCGGTCGTGCGCAGCGCTGCCGAGGTACTCGACGCACTGGACCTGCACTACCGCCTGCACTGGGCCTCGCGCCAGGCGCTGCTCAAGAAAACTGCGGTGCCTGCGGGCCTGAACGACAGCGTCCTGCAGGAGCGCCACCACGCGCTGAACTGGCTGGTGCGCTTCGAGGACCGTGAATGGGACGAGGTCGATACGCCGACCTGA